Proteins encoded in a region of the Sphingopyxis sp. OAS728 genome:
- a CDS encoding VOC family protein yields the protein MQQQISVVTLGIANIAKSRRFYAEGFGWSPVFENDEIIFYQMNGLMLGTWLKRSLEDDMRLTAAEGGAAFALAHNVASPDEVRAAMAQLVANGGRVLREADAPEHGGYRGYGADPDGHAWEIAWNPAWSIDSEGRVTFGE from the coding sequence ATGCAACAGCAAATCTCGGTCGTCACGCTCGGTATAGCGAATATCGCAAAATCCCGCCGCTTCTACGCCGAGGGCTTCGGCTGGTCACCGGTATTCGAGAATGACGAGATCATCTTCTATCAGATGAACGGACTGATGCTCGGGACGTGGCTCAAAAGATCGCTTGAGGACGATATGCGCCTTACTGCGGCCGAGGGCGGCGCAGCATTCGCGCTCGCCCACAACGTAGCTTCGCCGGACGAAGTAAGAGCTGCGATGGCGCAGCTAGTCGCGAACGGCGGGCGCGTCCTGCGCGAGGCCGATGCTCCCGAACATGGCGGCTATCGCGGTTATGGCGCCGACCCCGACGGGCATGCATGGGAAATCGCGTGGAATCCGGCGTGGTCGATCGATAGCGAAGGCCGTGTCACCTTTGGCGAGTAA
- a CDS encoding alpha/beta fold hydrolase: MTAVHHRHIDVDGVDIFYREAGAPDAPVLLLPHGYPCSSFEFRNLMPRLADRWRTLAPDYPGMGYSATPEDFDYSFDGYAAFLDGFVRAMGVERFTLYLHDFGSPIGARLAIMNPGRVAAQIIQNGDIPYADALGPKYAGIEKSWALPDAEMRAEIEKSINEATFREEFLNDLGPELRDRIPPDLWKLHWSLMTPDRREIVVDLIAGLKTNRDWFPEHRRYLGTHKPRTLIIWGPQDFYMPETSARAYLRDLPEAELHLLDGGHWLLETNLDEVVTLIRDFLVRIDEGERR; the protein is encoded by the coding sequence ATGACTGCCGTCCATCACCGCCACATCGATGTCGACGGCGTAGATATCTTCTACCGTGAGGCAGGCGCTCCAGATGCTCCTGTGCTCCTGCTACCGCACGGCTATCCCTGTTCATCCTTCGAGTTTCGAAACCTGATGCCCCGCCTTGCCGATCGCTGGCGGACGCTGGCGCCCGATTATCCCGGCATGGGCTACAGCGCGACGCCGGAGGATTTCGACTATAGCTTCGACGGATATGCCGCCTTTCTCGATGGCTTTGTGCGGGCCATGGGCGTCGAACGCTTCACTCTCTATCTGCATGACTTCGGCTCGCCGATCGGTGCCCGGCTGGCGATCATGAATCCGGGTCGCGTCGCTGCGCAGATCATCCAGAATGGCGACATCCCCTATGCGGATGCGCTTGGTCCCAAATATGCCGGTATAGAGAAGAGCTGGGCGCTGCCCGATGCCGAGATGCGCGCCGAAATTGAAAAGTCCATCAACGAGGCGACGTTCCGCGAGGAGTTTCTCAACGATTTGGGGCCTGAACTTAGAGACCGCATCCCACCCGACCTCTGGAAATTGCATTGGTCGCTGATGACACCCGATCGGCGCGAAATAGTCGTCGACCTTATTGCAGGCCTCAAGACCAACCGTGACTGGTTTCCAGAGCACCGCCGCTATCTCGGCACCCACAAGCCTCGGACGCTTATCATATGGGGTCCGCAAGACTTCTACATGCCCGAGACATCTGCGCGCGCTTATTTGCGGGACCTTCCCGAAGCGGAGCTTCATCTTCTCGACGGCGGGCATTGGCTGCTCGAAACCAACCTCGATGAAGTCGTGACGCTTATCCGCGATTTTCTCGTTCGCATCGATGAGGGTGAACGCCGCTAG
- a CDS encoding tyrosine-type recombinase/integrase: protein MEDRLWEIPADHMKRGKAHMVPLSDAALAVLAKANTFRLPDTGVVFPGSAGKPLSDMTLLKVLRDMAEPFHVHGFRSTFTDWAANEDFADAVVEAALAHKTPDAVQAAYRRTTYLGTADQPGARVKLMDAWGSFCIGGAVA, encoded by the coding sequence CTGGAAGACCGTCTATGGGAAATCCCCGCCGATCACATGAAGCGAGGCAAGGCCCACATGGTACCACTGTCTGATGCGGCTCTGGCGGTGCTGGCAAAGGCGAACACTTTCCGCCTGCCGGACACGGGCGTCGTCTTTCCCGGTTCGGCTGGCAAACCGCTGTCTGACATGACCCTGCTTAAAGTGCTGCGCGATATGGCCGAGCCGTTTCACGTTCATGGTTTTCGCTCCACCTTCACCGATTGGGCAGCCAACGAAGACTTCGCTGATGCCGTGGTGGAGGCAGCCTTGGCGCACAAGACGCCCGATGCCGTTCAGGCCGCCTATCGCCGCACAACTTATCTCGGCACCGCGGATCAGCCGGGCGCTCGCGTCAAACTTATGGATGCATGGGGCAGCTTTTGCATCGGCGGCGCTGTTGCCTAA
- a CDS encoding flavodoxin family protein has product MPSPKLGEEEFKRRYIEQFRDPGYDSLRTQIGEIAAVAWDAYREKRKSPQTVKAGPSFADADYDLSVDWLAAYDAIAAARSEYERADGICRVLVINGSSRSEHTCPGEMSKSWRLAEIAGEVLGQPDTRVETLDLSRLASEYGRNIHPCKACFSTAAPLCHFPCSCYPNHSLGQTQDWMNDIYPMWIRAHGIFLITPVNWYMATSPLKLMMDRMVCMDGGNPDPTRTQGKDAKLAKAIELEGWDYPRPLEGRQFAIVVHGDTEGAKNVRRSLADWMATLSLAPAGPRAELDRYIGYFEPYATSHEALDKDEAVQEEVRNAARTLLEAVRAKRAGKQVIAGIQLKEPRDK; this is encoded by the coding sequence ATGCCCAGCCCAAAGCTCGGCGAAGAAGAGTTCAAGCGGCGCTATATCGAACAATTCCGCGACCCTGGATATGACAGCTTACGTACCCAAATCGGCGAGATCGCCGCAGTTGCCTGGGATGCCTATCGCGAGAAGCGTAAGAGCCCGCAGACCGTCAAAGCGGGGCCAAGCTTCGCCGACGCCGATTACGACCTGTCAGTCGACTGGCTCGCGGCATATGATGCGATCGCGGCTGCGCGCAGCGAATATGAGCGTGCCGACGGCATCTGCCGCGTCCTTGTCATCAATGGCTCGTCGCGATCGGAGCATACATGTCCCGGCGAAATGTCGAAAAGCTGGCGTCTTGCCGAAATCGCAGGCGAGGTGCTCGGACAGCCCGACACACGGGTCGAAACGCTCGATCTCAGCCGGTTGGCGTCGGAATATGGCCGGAACATACACCCCTGCAAAGCCTGTTTTTCGACAGCCGCGCCGCTCTGCCACTTCCCTTGCAGTTGCTATCCCAATCATTCGCTCGGTCAGACGCAGGACTGGATGAACGACATCTACCCGATGTGGATCCGCGCCCACGGCATCTTTCTGATCACGCCGGTCAATTGGTATATGGCGACATCGCCCCTCAAGCTCATGATGGACCGCATGGTCTGCATGGACGGCGGCAATCCCGATCCGACCCGAACGCAGGGGAAGGATGCGAAACTCGCAAAAGCGATCGAACTTGAGGGCTGGGATTATCCGCGGCCGCTCGAAGGCCGCCAGTTCGCCATCGTCGTCCATGGTGATACCGAGGGGGCGAAAAATGTCCGGCGCAGCCTCGCCGACTGGATGGCGACGCTATCGCTCGCGCCGGCAGGACCACGCGCCGAACTCGATCGCTATATCGGCTATTTCGAACCCTATGCGACGAGCCATGAAGCGCTCGACAAGGATGAGGCCGTCCAGGAGGAAGTGCGCAACGCCGCGCGCACTCTGCTCGAAGCCGTCCGCGCCAAGCGCGCCGGCAAGCAGGTGATCGCGGGAATTCAGCTCAAGGAGCCGCGCGATAAATAA